The stretch of DNA TTTTTAGCAAAAATGTAGGCTGATTTTATGTAGTAAAGGGTTGATGTTTCTTTATCAACATTTATAAGTATTTTTTCCAGCTTGTCGCAGTCTTCCTGAAGGAGAAGAATATCTATGTTTTCAAAGCCTTTAATAAACTTTTCTGATGAGGTTATTTTGAATATATGCTCAAAAGGAGAAATCTTTTCCCTTGTTACAATTAGAAGGTCAGGTTTTTCCGACTTTATTTCATCTTTTGCTTCGCTGAACTCAATCTGGTTTCTTATCTCAAATTCAATATCAAGAGAAAAGAGCTGATCTTTTACTTTCTCTTTCTGATTTTCAGGAATATCAACAAGTAATAGAATCAATTTTTTCTGCAGTTTTTTGGTTATAAAAGAGACTACTTTAAGATTATTAAAATTTATTTGTTCCTTTTGTAAAAATATAATCTTGTTTACAGGCATAATAAGATCCCCTTCACTTCCAGTTTTAATAATTTATCGGAAGCAAAGGGGATAAGTTTATATCTTTATACCTGTCCGTATTTTCTTGCAAGTTCGTAAAGTCTTCTAATCCTTTCTTCTGTAGGAGGGTGCGTTGAAAAGAGAGAAGCAATAGAAGAACCTCTGAGGGGGTTTACTATCATCATATGTGCTGTTCCAGGATTTACCTCCTTTTCAGCCACAGGAGCAAGCTGCTGTGCAGCCATTTCTAATTTTTCAAGGGCTTTAGCAAGGGAAAGGGGACATCTGCATATTTCAGCTCCTGTAGCATCTGCTGCATACTCCCTTGATCTGGACACAGCCATCTGAATTAACATAGCCGCTATCGGTGCTAATATGAATAAAAGTAATGATCCAACAATACCTCCTATAGAGTTATCTTCCTCATCTCTACCACCGAAAAGGCTGGACCAGAATGCCATTTCTGCAAGCATTGAGATAGCTCCACCAATTGTGGCAGCTATAGATGAGATCAGAATATCCCTGTTTTTTATGTGGGCTATTTCATGGGCAAGAACTCCTCTAAGTTCCTCAGGAGAAAGTATATTAAGTATTCCAGATGTAACCGCAACAACGGCATTCTTAGGATTTCTTCCTGTAGCAAAAGCATTTGGAACATCAATCGGTGCAAGATAAACCTTAGGTTTAGGTATGCCTGCATTTCTTGCAAGCTGCTCTACCATATCATGAAGCCATGGTGCTTCTTCATATGAAATCTCCCTCGCACCATACATTTTCAATGCCAGTTTGTCTGAGAACCAGTAGGCGAAAAAGTTCATAGCCATCGCAAATACAAAAGCGATTACCATTCCTGTCTGTCCGCCTAATATCTTACCTACCACAAGGAACAGTCCTGTTAATACTCCAAGTAACAGAACTGTTTTAATAGTATGCATGCCGCTAACTACCTCCCTGTATTTTTAGGAATGATATATTAAGTGTATATTGTGAAAAATCAGTGAAGAAGATCATAAAAAAAAGCCCCTTTAAAGGGGCTTTGATCTTAATTGACTTCAGGTTCTATCACGTCTTCGTCTGGACCTTTTTTACCCCCGCCAGATGATCCACCTGACTGATACAGCTTTTGAGCTATTTTGTTTGCAACAGAAGTTACTTTATCTATAGCTGACTGTATTTTTTCTCTTTCGTTTGAGGCAAGGGCTTCTTTTCCTTCCTTTATAGCTTCTTCTGCCTCTTTTTTCTCCTCTTCTGACAGCTTTCCTTCATTTTCTTTGACTGTTTTTTCCAGACTGTAAACTAACGC from Persephonella sp. encodes:
- the htpX gene encoding zinc metalloprotease HtpX, whose translation is MHTIKTVLLLGVLTGLFLVVGKILGGQTGMVIAFVFAMAMNFFAYWFSDKLALKMYGAREISYEEAPWLHDMVEQLARNAGIPKPKVYLAPIDVPNAFATGRNPKNAVVAVTSGILNILSPEELRGVLAHEIAHIKNRDILISSIAATIGGAISMLAEMAFWSSLFGGRDEEDNSIGGIVGSLLLFILAPIAAMLIQMAVSRSREYAADATGAEICRCPLSLAKALEKLEMAAQQLAPVAEKEVNPGTAHMMIVNPLRGSSIASLFSTHPPTEERIRRLYELARKYGQV